Proteins from a single region of Geothrix sp. PMB-07:
- a CDS encoding sensor histidine kinase: MASLHPSQARLGAGSVLPALLAILLAYGVLLSRLPQDQVSAAFGLGLLLANGAALILLAFRSREPGPEQRGWRLLAASALVLVASNLALAFTGALAHLGPVEGIHLFLQLAAALLQAWALLSWPFRSSTQAFRRPLNLIGSLLCSLAILLLLWGALLYNPPDQGQEVVYLRMMALSARVAVVAGITVYFLAEDPRRVRGPLGWFMFGSLAWGATIVLAQPTAYGSNATLQPSALLGLTLMAPFTLILVAQSRQPVEVDGQAAPVGFEFVEWLIYLPFLAASLLLVLFTLGRNPHLLLFTTGFLGICALSLARHGFLLREARVAREELEDRVRARTHDLETLQATLRRTERMNAIATLGAGLAHDLNNALSVVLSSAELSRAKLVKGEPPNPSDMDRIIVAADQSAALTRRLMTFARTDQKPPGLIDLHHATADLESLLRMLLPRDVTLQLVFRDPITPILGSRDRIEQMLVNLVSNARDAMPQGGHIEVQLDRESDSPQSRIFLRVTDDGPGMPPDLLESIFKPFFTTKPLGQGTGLGLASVRYTMEELGGSVEVDSKLGVGTTFTLWFPPPA; the protein is encoded by the coding sequence ATGGCCTCCCTACACCCATCCCAAGCTCGCCTGGGCGCGGGTTCCGTTCTTCCGGCATTGTTGGCCATCCTGCTTGCCTACGGGGTTCTCCTTTCGCGGCTGCCCCAGGATCAGGTCAGTGCAGCCTTCGGCCTGGGACTGCTCCTGGCCAACGGAGCGGCCCTTATCCTGCTCGCCTTCCGAAGCCGCGAGCCGGGCCCTGAGCAGAGGGGCTGGCGGCTGTTGGCGGCCAGTGCGTTGGTACTCGTGGCCAGCAACCTCGCCTTGGCCTTCACCGGGGCCCTGGCGCACCTGGGCCCCGTGGAGGGAATCCACCTGTTCCTGCAACTCGCTGCGGCCCTTCTGCAGGCCTGGGCACTGCTCTCCTGGCCGTTCCGTTCCTCGACTCAGGCCTTCCGGCGGCCCTTGAATCTGATCGGCAGTCTCCTTTGCTCCCTTGCCATCCTGCTGCTCCTCTGGGGCGCGCTTCTCTACAACCCACCCGACCAGGGCCAGGAGGTGGTGTATCTGCGGATGATGGCCCTGTCCGCCCGGGTGGCCGTCGTCGCCGGCATCACGGTCTACTTCCTGGCTGAAGACCCCCGTCGGGTGCGAGGCCCCCTTGGGTGGTTCATGTTCGGCTCGCTGGCCTGGGGCGCCACCATTGTGCTGGCCCAGCCCACCGCCTATGGCTCGAATGCCACCCTGCAACCGTCGGCCCTGCTTGGGCTCACGCTCATGGCGCCATTCACGCTCATCCTGGTGGCCCAATCACGCCAGCCCGTGGAAGTCGATGGACAGGCCGCCCCGGTTGGCTTCGAGTTCGTCGAATGGCTGATCTACCTCCCTTTCCTGGCGGCAAGCCTCCTGCTGGTGCTCTTCACCTTGGGCCGGAATCCACACCTGCTCCTCTTCACCACAGGCTTTCTGGGCATCTGCGCCCTTTCCCTGGCCCGCCATGGCTTCCTGCTCAGGGAGGCCCGCGTGGCCAGGGAGGAACTTGAGGACCGGGTCCGGGCCCGAACCCATGATTTGGAAACGCTACAGGCCACGTTGCGGCGCACGGAGCGCATGAACGCCATCGCCACCCTGGGCGCGGGCCTGGCCCACGACCTCAACAACGCTCTGAGCGTGGTTCTGTCCTCGGCTGAGCTGTCCCGGGCAAAACTGGTGAAAGGAGAGCCCCCCAATCCCTCGGACATGGATCGCATCATCGTAGCGGCCGACCAATCCGCCGCCCTGACCCGACGCCTCATGACCTTCGCCCGCACCGACCAGAAACCGCCGGGCCTCATCGACCTCCACCATGCCACGGCCGACCTCGAGTCGCTGCTGAGGATGCTGCTGCCAAGGGATGTCACGCTGCAGCTGGTGTTCAGGGATCCGATCACGCCCATCCTGGGATCGAGGGATCGCATCGAGCAGATGCTGGTGAACCTGGTGAGCAACGCACGGGATGCCATGCCCCAGGGCGGCCACATCGAAGTGCAGCTTGATCGCGAGTCCGATTCGCCTCAGTCGCGGATCTTCCTGCGGGTCACGGACGACGGCCCTGGCATGCCGCCCGATCTGCTGGAGAGCATCTTCAAGCCCTTCTTCACCACCAAGCCCCTCGGTCAGGGCACCGGCCTGGGTCTCGCTTCCGTGCGGTACACCATGGAGGAACTGGGCGGCTCTGTGGAGGTCGACTCCAAACTCGGAGTCGGCACCACGTTCACCCTGTGGTTCCCGCCTCCCGCCTGA
- a CDS encoding phage BR0599 family protein: MTLASRENSVHDGAPVEFYLFVRGGNRWLYTSDAEPVTTVDGTFQPATIRRNAPSLGKEEKHSTLQLEVARDFPVAMLFRGGAPGSSIWVSVGRLHRGETETEWIWQGKVRGVSWTGSRAQIQCDPTDKALGRATLRLSYGYSCGRRLYSCGVSEAEWTRDAVITSISSDGMTLVADLFGTQADGWWVRGEAYHLDLDARQEIISHVGNSVGLRFPLVGAKAGDALKVVRGCDHLWKRADGSWGDCHSVFNNAANYGGEPFVGDKNPFKTGLDG; the protein is encoded by the coding sequence TTGACGTTGGCCAGCCGCGAAAACTCTGTCCATGATGGCGCCCCCGTTGAGTTCTACCTCTTCGTCAGGGGGGGCAACCGGTGGCTTTATACGAGCGATGCGGAGCCTGTCACAACTGTTGATGGCACTTTCCAGCCCGCGACCATTCGCCGCAATGCTCCGAGCCTTGGGAAGGAGGAAAAGCATTCGACCCTCCAGCTTGAGGTGGCTCGTGATTTCCCGGTTGCCATGTTGTTCCGTGGGGGCGCCCCTGGAAGTTCTATCTGGGTGTCTGTGGGGCGCCTTCATCGCGGTGAGACCGAGACGGAATGGATATGGCAGGGAAAGGTCCGAGGGGTGTCGTGGACGGGCTCGCGGGCTCAGATTCAATGCGATCCGACGGACAAGGCCCTCGGCCGGGCTACGCTGCGCCTTTCCTATGGATACAGCTGCGGGCGACGGCTCTACAGCTGTGGTGTCTCGGAGGCCGAGTGGACCCGTGATGCGGTCATAACCTCCATCAGTTCGGATGGGATGACTCTGGTTGCGGATCTCTTCGGGACACAGGCGGACGGCTGGTGGGTGCGGGGAGAGGCCTACCACCTGGACCTTGACGCCCGTCAGGAGATCATCAGCCATGTTGGCAATTCAGTCGGCTTGCGATTTCCGCTGGTTGGTGCGAAGGCTGGAGATGCTCTGAAGGTCGTTCGCGGGTGCGATCACCTCTGGAAACGAGCCGATGGCTCATGGGGAGATTGTCACAGCGTCTTCAATAACGCTGCGAATTACGGCGGTGAGCCGTTTGTTGGCGATAAGAACCCCTTCAAGACTGGGCTGGACGGCTGA
- a CDS encoding protein-L-isoaspartate(D-aspartate) O-methyltransferase, with protein sequence MAVLGSAQPDGVPQAAPVEAEATVAARARMVREQIAARGIKDVRVLEALGRVPRHEFLPSSQRLRAYEDGPVPIGEGQTMSQPYIVAFMSAALELKPTDRVLEIGTGSGYQAAVLAELAAEVFTIENVEGLAWRAEGDLKRLGYGRVKVRVGDGYLGWPEAAPFDAIIVTCAPERVPEALVQQLKVGGKMIIPVGPQNGDQELYLLRKHKAGMETKAVLPVRFVPMVKGL encoded by the coding sequence ATGGCGGTGCTCGGGAGTGCCCAGCCGGATGGTGTTCCGCAGGCGGCTCCGGTGGAAGCCGAAGCCACAGTGGCAGCCCGGGCCCGCATGGTGCGCGAGCAGATCGCGGCGCGCGGCATCAAGGATGTCCGAGTGCTGGAAGCCCTGGGGCGGGTGCCGCGCCACGAATTCCTCCCTTCCAGTCAGAGGCTCAGGGCCTACGAGGATGGCCCCGTGCCCATCGGCGAGGGGCAGACCATGTCCCAGCCGTACATCGTGGCCTTCATGAGCGCAGCCCTGGAGCTGAAGCCCACGGACCGGGTACTGGAAATTGGCACAGGCTCTGGCTACCAGGCGGCGGTGCTGGCTGAGCTGGCGGCCGAGGTGTTCACCATTGAGAATGTGGAGGGCCTTGCCTGGCGCGCCGAGGGCGATCTCAAACGCCTGGGCTATGGGCGCGTGAAGGTGCGCGTTGGGGATGGCTACCTGGGCTGGCCCGAGGCCGCGCCCTTCGATGCGATCATCGTCACCTGTGCGCCCGAGCGGGTGCCCGAAGCCCTGGTGCAGCAGCTGAAGGTGGGCGGAAAGATGATCATCCCCGTGGGCCCCCAGAATGGGGACCAGGAACTCTATCTGCTGCGCAAGCACAAGGCGGGCATGGAGACCAAGGCCGTGTTGCCGGTGCGCTTCGTGCCGATGGTCAAGGGGTTGTAG
- a CDS encoding sigma factor → MRESSAAEILPVAVTVNGQVFWWTPTNGLDASVVAQVEGWIQRRAESYLPAAIMRGLDRDDLLQEGRSGALKAARDYDPAFGAGYLSYADHWIRQAMRAALGRSHDVYLAKRARQQAVKDGELPLVLRLDAHLRDEDAALSDLLPAAQPDPQDQAEQAERESALRRALNRLEAIARFMGFIDARRGRCIPFWLPTYSRDMEQSQDASASDLSVRIRNVLYSTHIVQHHNRCDLAFYPLAGAPIFRRITGSAPGGMDHEWITLDQSFGQARATSDWRCISYLSFVRLDQDSLRMVWETDDLLRASFRVKEVLL, encoded by the coding sequence ATGCGCGAATCCTCCGCCGCAGAGATCCTGCCGGTCGCGGTCACCGTGAACGGCCAGGTCTTCTGGTGGACCCCTACCAACGGCCTTGACGCTTCCGTTGTGGCCCAGGTGGAGGGTTGGATCCAGCGGCGGGCGGAGAGCTACCTTCCGGCCGCCATCATGCGCGGCCTGGACCGGGACGATCTTCTTCAGGAGGGCCGTTCCGGAGCCCTGAAGGCCGCCAGGGACTACGATCCGGCTTTCGGGGCAGGTTACCTGTCCTACGCCGACCATTGGATCAGGCAGGCCATGCGGGCCGCCCTGGGTCGATCCCACGATGTCTACCTTGCCAAACGAGCCCGCCAACAGGCAGTGAAGGATGGCGAGCTGCCCCTTGTCCTGCGTCTCGATGCCCACCTCCGAGACGAAGACGCCGCTTTGAGTGATCTGCTCCCAGCTGCTCAGCCTGACCCACAGGACCAGGCTGAGCAGGCGGAGCGGGAATCCGCCCTCCGGCGGGCCTTGAATCGCCTTGAAGCGATTGCCCGTTTCATGGGGTTCATTGATGCGCGGCGGGGCCGCTGCATCCCTTTCTGGCTTCCGACATATTCGCGAGACATGGAGCAGTCCCAGGACGCATCGGCCTCCGACCTGTCGGTCCGCATCCGGAATGTGCTTTACAGCACCCATATAGTTCAACACCACAACCGCTGTGATCTGGCCTTCTACCCCCTTGCAGGTGCGCCAATCTTTCGGCGGATCACGGGTAGTGCACCCGGCGGAATGGACCATGAATGGATCACGCTCGATCAGTCTTTTGGGCAGGCCCGCGCTACCTCTGACTGGCGCTGCATCAGCTATCTTTCCTTCGTTCGGTTGGACCAAGACAGCCTCCGCATGGTCTGGGAGACGGACGACCTCCTACGGGCTAGTTTCCGGGTGAAGGAGGTTTTACTTTGA
- a CDS encoding IS3 family transposase (programmed frameshift), whose translation MQAKQFSEEQIIRALKRHEAGEKVPDLCRDLGISKQTFHRWKAKFGGMEVSDARRLKQLEQENAQLLRLLGKRELEIEGMKHLLFKKMVRSGARKQAVRELVQGQFVSERRACILLGVTRSAYRRPSTRVDWTELRKRLIELAGERKRFGYRRLHMLLRREAFPVNVKRIYRLYKEEGLSVRKRIRKRLKGGMRRELRVPTRPNEQWAMDFTSDALADGRSIRTLNVVDTFTRGCLAIEVDTSLPSLRVARVLERIIDERGRPEILVTDNGPEFTSRIFDQWRHQQGIEHHLIQPGKPMQNGTCESFNGRFRDECLNEHWFASLREVRIITEDWRHDYNHYRPHGPLGGITPIEAARRWDSLQSPTAPSANPNEILFNPVGSS comes from the exons TTGCAGGCCAAACAATTTTCAGAGGAACAGATCATCCGAGCATTGAAACGGCATGAGGCTGGAGAGAAGGTTCCGGATTTATGCCGTGATTTGGGGATTTCCAAACAAACATTCCACCGATGGAAGGCGAAGTTTGGGGGGATGGAGGTCTCTGACGCTCGTCGGCTGAAGCAACTGGAGCAGGAGAATGCGCAGCTGCTGCGGCTCTTGGGAAAGCGGGAGTTGGAGATTGAGGGGATGAAGCACCTTCTAT TCAAAAAAATGGTGAGGTCCGGCGCACGAAAGCAGGCCGTTCGAGAGCTGGTGCAAGGCCAGTTCGTGAGCGAGCGCCGGGCCTGCATCCTGCTCGGGGTGACGAGATCGGCTTACCGCCGACCGAGCACCCGCGTGGATTGGACGGAGCTACGCAAGCGGTTGATAGAGCTGGCTGGGGAACGGAAGCGGTTCGGCTATCGGCGGCTGCATATGCTGCTTCGCCGGGAGGCCTTCCCCGTGAATGTGAAGCGGATCTACCGGCTCTACAAGGAGGAGGGCCTGTCGGTTCGGAAACGAATTCGAAAGCGGCTAAAGGGGGGAATGCGGAGAGAACTGCGAGTTCCGACCCGGCCGAATGAGCAATGGGCCATGGACTTCACCTCGGATGCCCTGGCCGATGGCCGTTCGATCCGGACACTGAACGTTGTGGATACCTTCACGCGGGGATGCCTGGCCATTGAAGTGGACACAAGTCTTCCCAGCCTTCGGGTGGCTCGAGTGCTGGAACGGATCATTGATGAGCGGGGCCGCCCAGAGATCCTTGTAACGGACAATGGTCCCGAGTTCACCAGTCGAATCTTCGATCAGTGGCGCCACCAACAAGGCATCGAGCACCATCTCATCCAACCCGGAAAGCCGATGCAAAACGGGACCTGCGAGAGTTTTAACGGACGGTTCAGAGACGAATGCCTCAATGAGCATTGGTTCGCCAGCCTGCGAGAAGTTCGAATCATCACGGAAGACTGGCGTCATGATTACAATCACTACAGGCCCCATGGCCCTCTGGGCGGAATAACTCCCATCGAAGCAGCGCGTCGTTGGGATTCACTCCAGTCGCCTACGGCTCCTTCCGCGAATCCCAACGAGATCCTTTTCAACCCAGTAGGCTCATCCTGA
- a CDS encoding phage tail protein: MLRPKPKVENAKAAGTADFDFPTATEDRRKAFVFGTVKLDSPNVTWWGDIANRPIRQKAGKGGFMGTGSTLWQTVGYRYYVGMKLSLCLGPVELLELQADGKTFWTGVSTGGLIHVSSEGLFGGETGGGGLAGTFNFLPGTMSQPVDDYLVDVLGAPLPAWRGVATLVWQGPSAGGDNGYLGTSPRIPPISAVVRRLPSNLGFGSSTTNLNGDANAAEVIYEVLTSQECGMAQPVDLVDIPSFQAAAQQLASEGFGISGIWESGDARSFIEEILRTIDGCNFLDFSTGKWRITLARGGYNVATLPVLDGHSSIQALEGYSEVALDESTNQVQVSYTSRASNFSTKQVQAQAFANIRYQDAVVNASLSYPMISKASLAAKVADRDLRAYSTPLAKGDLICTRVARTLRPGDLFVLRWAPLGIDQVVCRVLKISRGDLQSSGIRISFLKDVFSLGSALYGAPASSGWVDPGVTPQPCEAQALMEAPYWAVGASRQVFAIGSRADQVTLDAEIWTNEGAGYLQTGNLPSLTPTGLLTSAYGCKTAALDPVGFTVSGGSDLAQLPGFSTNSDGRARGANLAYFPATGELVSWTTAVANVDGSFTVSAVLRGVIDTVPSDNAAGDRVWFFSVGAAEVRSSDGSGGGGAVAGPSTPGINVTCPREIGPARMRLPLSKGGQVAGQTIFRGTDHPSIETA; this comes from the coding sequence ATGCTGCGCCCCAAGCCAAAGGTGGAGAACGCGAAGGCCGCTGGCACCGCCGACTTCGACTTCCCGACGGCCACTGAGGATCGGCGGAAAGCGTTCGTATTCGGAACGGTCAAGCTGGACAGTCCCAATGTGACCTGGTGGGGGGACATCGCCAATCGCCCAATCAGGCAGAAGGCCGGTAAGGGCGGCTTCATGGGTACGGGAAGCACGTTATGGCAAACGGTAGGCTATCGCTACTACGTGGGGATGAAGCTTAGCCTTTGCCTTGGGCCTGTGGAGCTGCTTGAGCTGCAGGCGGACGGCAAGACCTTCTGGACTGGCGTGAGCACTGGTGGACTGATCCATGTCAGTTCGGAAGGGCTATTCGGTGGAGAGACTGGCGGCGGTGGCTTGGCTGGAACCTTCAACTTCCTGCCCGGGACCATGTCTCAGCCCGTTGATGACTACCTTGTTGACGTGCTTGGGGCGCCCCTTCCTGCGTGGCGTGGTGTCGCTACGCTGGTGTGGCAGGGACCCAGCGCTGGTGGAGATAACGGCTACCTCGGGACCTCTCCTCGAATTCCGCCCATCAGCGCGGTTGTGCGTCGGCTCCCATCGAATCTCGGGTTTGGCTCATCGACGACGAATTTGAATGGCGATGCCAACGCCGCCGAGGTCATCTACGAGGTGCTGACCTCGCAGGAATGTGGCATGGCGCAGCCAGTTGATCTCGTGGATATCCCTAGCTTCCAGGCAGCAGCGCAGCAGCTCGCGAGCGAAGGGTTTGGGATTAGTGGTATCTGGGAGAGCGGGGATGCACGCTCCTTCATTGAGGAAATCCTGCGGACCATTGACGGCTGCAACTTTTTAGACTTCTCAACAGGGAAATGGCGGATCACGTTAGCCCGTGGCGGCTATAACGTCGCCACGCTTCCAGTGTTGGATGGCCATTCGTCCATCCAGGCGCTTGAGGGTTACAGCGAGGTCGCGCTGGACGAATCAACCAACCAGGTTCAAGTGTCCTACACGAGCCGGGCATCTAATTTCTCAACCAAACAAGTCCAGGCGCAGGCCTTCGCGAATATCCGCTATCAAGATGCGGTGGTCAATGCGAGCCTGAGCTACCCGATGATTTCCAAGGCTAGCCTGGCTGCAAAGGTGGCGGATCGGGATCTCAGGGCCTACAGCACCCCATTGGCCAAAGGTGATCTGATCTGCACCCGGGTCGCCCGCACTCTTAGGCCTGGCGACCTTTTTGTTCTGCGATGGGCCCCCCTGGGAATCGACCAGGTGGTCTGCCGCGTGTTGAAGATTTCCAGGGGTGACTTGCAGTCCTCTGGCATTCGGATCTCTTTCCTGAAGGATGTATTCAGCCTCGGGTCTGCCTTGTATGGCGCTCCGGCGTCATCTGGTTGGGTCGATCCCGGCGTTACGCCTCAACCCTGCGAGGCCCAGGCGCTGATGGAAGCGCCTTACTGGGCAGTGGGGGCATCTCGCCAGGTCTTCGCCATTGGATCGCGAGCCGACCAGGTCACTCTGGATGCAGAGATCTGGACCAATGAGGGTGCTGGGTATCTTCAGACGGGGAACCTGCCATCACTGACTCCGACCGGCTTACTCACGAGTGCATACGGATGCAAGACGGCCGCGCTTGATCCAGTTGGCTTCACCGTATCTGGTGGCTCCGACCTGGCCCAGTTGCCGGGGTTCAGCACCAATTCGGATGGTCGCGCCCGTGGCGCAAACCTAGCTTATTTCCCTGCGACTGGGGAGCTGGTGTCTTGGACCACGGCTGTAGCGAATGTTGACGGCAGTTTCACTGTGTCTGCGGTGCTTCGCGGCGTTATCGACACAGTCCCCTCAGACAACGCAGCGGGTGATCGCGTTTGGTTTTTCAGCGTCGGCGCCGCCGAGGTGCGTTCATCCGATGGCAGCGGCGGCGGTGGTGCTGTCGCAGGCCCATCAACACCTGGCATCAACGTGACGTGCCCCCGAGAAATAGGTCCAGCGAGAATGAGACTGCCCCTGTCCAAAGGAGGACAAGTTGCAGGCCAAACAATTTTCAGAGGAACAGATCATCCGAGCATTGAAACGGCATGA
- a CDS encoding VIT and VWA domain-containing protein, whose translation MSLRRSTTTLFACCAGLALSTQGDAQAHIRPKTASMATRAQAASTGETGEATLSPYFFVKGGDSAVDQLPLKATSAKVAISGVIADVKVTQVYRNTGSQPLEAIYVFPGSTRSAVYGMTMTIGERVLKAQIKERGQARTDYEQAKAQGRSASLLEQHRPNVFQMNVANILPGDEIKVELSYTELLVPTEGTYAFVYPTVVGPRYAGLTGRAGTESSTGEAWVANPYTHAGEKPATTFDLEVKLAAGMPIQRMSCDTHKTSIAFDGKADATLRLDPSEAQGGNRDVIVKYQLAGGAVQSGLLLDQGREENTFLLMAQPPKRVAPKDLPPREYVFIMDVSGSQMGFPIEVSKVLMKEMIQGLRPQDLFNVMVFEGSSALWSPASQHATPENAQQALAFVRSQNGGGGTELGSAMRRALGLPRVPGISRTFVVSTDGYISADGQIFDIIRKNLGSANLFAFGIGSSVNRHLIEGMAHAGQGEAFVITRPEQAAAEAEKFRAYVSSPVLTNLKLTTHGFHIQDLEPMQLPDVLADRPVICLGKWTGEARGTVTLSGISGVGPWSQTFEVGQVRDRQHGALRQLWARQRIQMLSDYDQFGQDEGRKAEVTRLGLAYHLLTAHTSFVAVDTQVRNASGHTSTVTQPLPLPEGVSDAAVGNVSRGMVGGLAASVACAPASMMMKKAESAPAVMEVVAEDARARRDKGKAFRGLRVLSCSGLTGTTNPQALRQEIQARLMDPALASALAALPAGTRVVLKVDPSGQVLGVTFDHAFAGSIQAKSLLATWKLRSWTGGLAGNLELTLG comes from the coding sequence ATGTCGCTGCGCCGGTCCACCACCACCCTGTTCGCCTGCTGCGCCGGGCTGGCTCTGAGCACCCAGGGCGACGCCCAGGCTCACATCCGCCCCAAAACCGCTTCCATGGCAACCCGCGCGCAGGCCGCGTCTACGGGGGAAACCGGCGAGGCGACGCTCTCGCCCTACTTCTTCGTGAAGGGTGGGGACAGCGCCGTGGATCAGCTGCCCTTGAAAGCCACCTCGGCGAAGGTGGCCATTTCCGGCGTCATCGCCGATGTGAAAGTCACCCAGGTCTACCGCAATACGGGCAGCCAGCCCCTGGAGGCGATCTATGTGTTTCCGGGCTCCACGCGCTCGGCGGTCTACGGCATGACCATGACCATCGGCGAGCGGGTGCTGAAGGCGCAGATCAAGGAGCGGGGCCAGGCCCGGACCGACTACGAGCAGGCGAAAGCCCAGGGGCGCAGCGCCTCTCTTTTAGAGCAACATCGCCCCAACGTCTTCCAGATGAACGTGGCAAACATCCTTCCCGGCGACGAGATCAAGGTTGAGCTGTCCTACACCGAGTTGCTGGTGCCCACGGAGGGCACGTACGCCTTCGTCTATCCCACGGTGGTGGGGCCGCGCTACGCGGGTCTCACCGGCCGCGCCGGCACGGAATCCAGCACGGGCGAGGCCTGGGTGGCCAATCCGTACACCCATGCAGGCGAGAAGCCCGCCACCACCTTCGATCTGGAGGTGAAGCTGGCGGCGGGCATGCCCATCCAGCGCATGAGCTGTGATACCCACAAGACCTCCATCGCCTTCGACGGCAAGGCCGACGCCACGCTGCGCCTGGATCCCAGCGAGGCCCAGGGCGGCAACCGCGATGTGATCGTGAAGTACCAGCTGGCGGGCGGCGCCGTACAGTCCGGTCTGCTGCTGGATCAGGGACGGGAGGAGAACACCTTCCTGCTCATGGCTCAGCCGCCCAAACGGGTCGCGCCCAAGGATCTGCCGCCCCGGGAATACGTCTTCATCATGGATGTCAGCGGCAGCCAGATGGGCTTTCCCATCGAGGTGTCCAAGGTGCTCATGAAGGAGATGATCCAGGGGCTGCGTCCCCAGGATCTCTTCAACGTGATGGTGTTCGAGGGCAGTTCGGCCTTGTGGTCGCCCGCCTCGCAGCACGCCACCCCGGAGAACGCGCAGCAGGCCCTGGCCTTCGTGCGCTCCCAGAATGGCGGTGGCGGCACGGAGCTGGGCAGCGCCATGCGGCGGGCCCTGGGCCTGCCCCGCGTGCCAGGAATCTCCCGCACCTTCGTGGTGTCCACCGATGGCTACATCAGCGCCGATGGCCAGATCTTCGACATCATCCGCAAGAACCTGGGCTCGGCCAACCTCTTCGCCTTCGGCATCGGCAGCTCCGTGAACCGCCACCTCATCGAAGGCATGGCCCACGCCGGACAGGGCGAGGCCTTCGTCATCACCAGGCCCGAACAGGCTGCCGCCGAGGCCGAAAAATTCCGCGCGTACGTGTCATCGCCGGTGCTCACCAACCTCAAGCTCACCACCCACGGCTTCCACATCCAGGATCTGGAGCCCATGCAGCTGCCCGATGTGCTGGCGGACCGTCCCGTCATCTGCCTCGGCAAGTGGACAGGCGAGGCCAGGGGCACCGTCACCCTCTCGGGCATCAGTGGCGTGGGGCCCTGGAGCCAGACCTTCGAGGTGGGCCAGGTGCGGGACCGCCAGCACGGCGCCCTGCGCCAGCTCTGGGCCCGCCAGCGCATTCAGATGCTGTCGGACTACGACCAGTTCGGCCAGGATGAAGGCCGCAAGGCCGAGGTGACGCGCCTGGGCCTCGCCTACCACCTGCTCACGGCCCACACCTCGTTCGTGGCCGTGGATACCCAGGTGCGCAACGCGAGCGGTCACACCAGCACCGTGACACAACCCCTGCCGCTGCCCGAGGGCGTGTCCGATGCCGCCGTGGGAAACGTTTCTCGCGGCATGGTGGGTGGATTGGCCGCCAGTGTGGCCTGTGCCCCAGCCTCGATGATGATGAAAAAGGCGGAATCGGCGCCGGCGGTGATGGAAGTGGTGGCGGAGGATGCCAGGGCACGGCGGGACAAGGGGAAGGCATTCCGCGGCCTGCGTGTGCTTTCCTGCTCCGGTCTCACGGGAACCACGAATCCCCAGGCTCTGCGCCAGGAGATTCAGGCGCGGCTCATGGATCCGGCTCTGGCCTCGGCTTTGGCAGCGCTTCCTGCGGGCACCCGAGTGGTGTTGAAGGTGGATCCCTCGGGCCAGGTGCTGGGCGTCACCTTTGACCACGCCTTCGCAGGCTCGATCCAAGCCAAATCCCTGCTAGCCACCTGGAAGCTGCGCAGCTGGACCGGTGGCCTGGCCGGCAACCTGGAACTGACCCTGGGCTGA